A single Ignisphaera cupida DNA region contains:
- a CDS encoding YkgJ family cysteine cluster protein has translation MCFDIHMSSDLAKKLSFVNFGNICKDCKVNCCRRFYAVLLPEEEESFKGVAFEVSTPLGSVKAIGSRNGAPCPFLDEKGFCKVYSQRAFDCRLWPLLLYYDFNTGEKVLYLDLECPAAEKGLISKEFIDKVLQILKSSRIDVEWLKKYTLAPWPNRLKEIARFK, from the coding sequence ATGTGTTTTGATATTCATATGAGTAGTGATTTAGCTAAAAAACTTTCGTTTGTGAATTTTGGAAATATTTGCAAGGATTGTAAAGTGAATTGCTGTAGAAGATTCTATGCAGTGTTGCTGCCAGAGGAAGAAGAGAGTTTCAAGGGTGTTGCATTTGAGGTTAGTACACCACTTGGCAGTGTAAAAGCTATTGGCTCTAGAAATGGAGCTCCATGTCCATTTCTAGATGAGAAAGGATTTTGCAAAGTCTATAGCCAAAGAGCATTTGATTGCAGGTTATGGCCTTTGCTACTCTACTACGATTTCAACACAGGTGAAAAGGTTTTGTATCTCGATTTGGAGTGTCCAGCAGCTGAAAAGGGTTTGATAAGCAAAGAGTTTATCGATAAGGTTTTGCAGATTTTGAAGAGTAGTAGAATAGATGTGGAGTGGCTTAAAAAATACACCTTGGCTCCATGGCCAAACAGGTTAAAGGAGATTGCAAGATTTAAGTAA
- a CDS encoding triphosphoribosyl-dephospho-CoA synthase, whose product MEKLRLLSYLIASAIPLEVAAYPKPGNVHRLRDFSDTKFEDFLVTSVVGEYYVFRAVRRGCRMALKKPSKVSVFVGDLIEGMVRDYKIVSGGGNTCLGSSLLLLPIAVASGYVLCFESSTNIDSICLNAKAFLQKYSTVQDSIHFYNAIRLVTPSYIRKEDYTDEFPNVWDVEYSKKLRRGGYTLWKILVHSAEKDVVAREVVEGYPRSRRNMVFLKERIKLHGNWNRAVIETYLYQLSNELDTLVIRKQGLEIAKMVSETASKVLETCQKDEKQCESILIEFDKKLGEMGVNPGSTADIVASTIALYAISKGGSITRI is encoded by the coding sequence ATGGAGAAACTCAGACTATTGTCATATCTAATAGCTTCTGCTATTCCACTTGAGGTTGCTGCTTATCCCAAGCCTGGAAATGTTCATAGGCTAAGGGATTTTAGCGATACAAAATTCGAGGATTTTCTAGTAACAAGTGTTGTTGGTGAGTACTATGTTTTTAGAGCTGTTAGAAGAGGGTGTAGAATGGCTTTGAAGAAACCAAGCAAAGTCTCTGTTTTTGTTGGGGATCTTATAGAGGGTATGGTGAGAGACTATAAGATTGTTTCTGGTGGTGGCAACACATGTCTTGGCTCATCACTTTTGTTACTTCCAATAGCTGTTGCAAGTGGCTATGTGCTTTGTTTTGAAAGCTCAACAAACATAGATTCTATATGCTTAAACGCCAAAGCATTTTTGCAAAAGTATTCAACTGTTCAAGACTCTATACATTTCTACAACGCGATTAGGCTTGTTACTCCAAGCTACATTAGAAAAGAGGATTACACTGATGAGTTTCCAAATGTTTGGGATGTTGAATACTCTAAGAAGCTTAGAAGAGGAGGGTACACGCTGTGGAAAATTCTTGTTCACAGTGCTGAAAAAGATGTTGTGGCTAGAGAAGTTGTTGAGGGTTATCCAAGATCTAGAAGAAACATGGTGTTTCTCAAGGAGAGAATCAAGCTCCATGGAAACTGGAATAGAGCAGTTATTGAAACATACCTCTATCAATTGTCAAACGAGCTAGACACTCTCGTTATAAGGAAACAGGGACTTGAAATAGCTAAAATGGTTTCAGAAACAGCTTCAAAGGTTTTAGAGACTTGCCAAAAGGATGAGAAGCAATGCGAAAGCATTTTAATTGAATTTGATAAAAAGCTTGGTGAAATGGGTGTAAACCCAGGTTCCACAGCAGATATAGTGGCATCGACAATAGCTCTCTATGCAATAAGCAAAGGAGGTTCAATAACAAGAATCTAA